In one Prosthecochloris aestuarii DSM 271 genomic region, the following are encoded:
- a CDS encoding B12-binding domain-containing radical SAM protein, whose protein sequence is MQIEHPDTNASAPPTQYSSERLDRLVAERKTRKKWLLIQPKSTTSMMVDSGTVSMPLNLLMVATLAAELFDVTFIDERLGDPIPEDFSGYDVIAITSRTLNASKAYAIGDAAKAQGKIVILGGVHPTMLHDEAREHCSSVVYGEIESVWTELATDIILGKMQPVYKAESLKPMGSMRRADFSYALQTKNAKKYSSLIPILATKGCPVGCNFCTTPTIYGKNYRYREIDFVIDEMRYHQERLGKQKINFSFMDDNISFRPAYFMELLEEMAKLGIRWNANISMNFLHKPEIAELAGRSGCDLMSIGFESLNPETLKSVHKGSNRLDNYETVVSNLHKNGVAIQGYFMFGFDNDSEESFQLTYDFIMKNQIEFPVFSLVTPFPGTPYFDEMKPRIRHFDWDKYDTYHYMFEPNTMTGEKLLENFVKLQKEVYKGRAIMQRMKGKPLNWVWFVNYMMHRFTKKLTPEIYL, encoded by the coding sequence ATGCAGATCGAACATCCTGATACGAACGCCTCAGCACCTCCCACTCAGTATAGTTCAGAACGTCTTGACAGACTCGTAGCAGAGCGAAAGACCAGAAAAAAATGGCTGCTTATACAGCCAAAAAGCACCACCAGTATGATGGTTGATTCCGGCACCGTCAGTATGCCGCTCAATCTCCTGATGGTCGCTACACTTGCAGCTGAACTGTTTGATGTCACCTTTATCGATGAACGCCTTGGCGACCCTATTCCTGAGGACTTTTCAGGCTATGATGTCATCGCCATCACATCCCGCACACTCAATGCATCAAAAGCCTATGCGATCGGGGATGCAGCCAAAGCACAGGGAAAGATTGTCATTCTCGGAGGAGTGCACCCGACGATGCTGCACGATGAAGCACGCGAGCACTGCTCAAGCGTCGTCTATGGTGAAATAGAATCGGTATGGACAGAACTGGCTACCGATATCATTCTCGGCAAAATGCAGCCGGTCTACAAAGCAGAATCCCTCAAACCGATGGGGAGCATGCGACGAGCTGACTTCAGCTATGCGCTTCAGACAAAAAACGCTAAAAAATACAGCTCTCTCATTCCGATCCTGGCAACAAAAGGGTGCCCTGTCGGATGCAATTTCTGCACGACACCGACCATCTACGGCAAAAACTACCGTTACCGGGAGATTGATTTTGTCATCGACGAAATGCGCTACCATCAGGAGCGTCTCGGCAAGCAGAAAATCAATTTCTCCTTTATGGACGATAACATCAGCTTCCGGCCGGCCTATTTCATGGAACTGCTGGAAGAGATGGCCAAACTCGGTATACGCTGGAATGCCAATATCTCGATGAACTTCCTGCACAAGCCTGAAATTGCTGAGCTTGCGGGCCGTTCAGGCTGCGACCTGATGAGCATCGGTTTCGAATCTCTCAACCCCGAAACCCTGAAAAGCGTCCACAAGGGATCCAACCGACTCGACAACTATGAAACCGTTGTCAGCAACCTGCATAAAAACGGCGTCGCAATCCAGGGATACTTCATGTTCGGCTTCGATAACGATAGTGAAGAGAGCTTCCAGTTGACCTACGACTTCATTATGAAAAACCAGATCGAGTTCCCGGTCTTCTCGCTGGTCACGCCATTCCCCGGCACCCCGTATTTCGATGAAATGAAACCGAGAATAAGGCACTTCGACTGGGATAAATACGACACCTACCACTACATGTTTGAACCCAACACCATGACGGGTGAGAAACTTCTGGAAAACTTTGTCAAGCTCCAGAAAGAGGTCTACAAAGGTCGGGCGATCATGCAGCGTATGAAAGGCAAACCTCTGAACTGGGTCTGGTTCGTGAACTACATGATGCACCGTTTCACGAAAAAGCTCACCCCTGAGATCTATCTGTAA
- a CDS encoding type II toxin-antitoxin system HipA family toxin, protein MAMYDDARVRLWGSVIGAVSWLDEGDVGVFQYAPQFLQSGIQVAPFMMPLDEFPYEFSALARNTFKGLPGLLADSLPDRFGDTVIDAWLMSQGYEPSEIHAVQRLCFIGSRAMGALEFEPVIPGTLAGSKRVDIARLVAATNLILEERRAPQRVFRRHDTREMIDALFCVAASAGGRRAKALLAWNPVTDEFRSGPADVGAGFEDWMIKFDGVTSSLDRETSDPAGSGSIEYAFHLMAVEAGIVMMPCRLHQEGGRSHFMTKRFDRTANGGKYHMQSLGAMTHIDYHQPLSYSYEQAIQLMRRLGLKREDLEQLVLRAMFNVIACNHDDHVNNSAFLMNRRGQWRLSPAFDLSYTSDPRRVWTMLHRMSINGKCEDFKREDLIALASVAGIKKTRANEMIYRVTETVRRWPYFAEKAGVTEKRMAHIQADQDTLL, encoded by the coding sequence ATGGCGATGTATGACGATGCAAGGGTGAGGCTTTGGGGCAGTGTTATCGGTGCTGTCAGCTGGCTTGATGAAGGAGATGTCGGTGTTTTCCAGTATGCGCCCCAATTCCTGCAAAGCGGTATTCAGGTGGCACCTTTCATGATGCCTCTTGATGAGTTTCCTTATGAGTTTTCAGCGCTTGCCAGAAACACATTCAAAGGCTTGCCCGGTCTTCTGGCCGACTCGCTTCCTGACAGGTTCGGCGATACGGTCATTGATGCATGGCTTATGTCGCAGGGATATGAGCCATCGGAGATTCATGCTGTCCAGCGGCTCTGCTTTATCGGGAGTCGAGCAATGGGGGCCCTTGAGTTCGAGCCTGTTATTCCCGGTACTCTGGCAGGTTCAAAGCGCGTTGATATTGCTCGCCTTGTCGCCGCGACAAACCTTATCCTTGAAGAGCGTCGTGCTCCACAACGCGTTTTCAGGCGGCATGATACGCGAGAGATGATCGATGCACTCTTTTGCGTTGCTGCATCTGCCGGAGGCCGAAGAGCGAAAGCACTGCTCGCATGGAATCCTGTTACAGACGAATTCAGATCCGGTCCTGCCGATGTTGGGGCAGGTTTTGAGGATTGGATGATAAAATTCGATGGAGTTACCAGTAGCCTCGACAGAGAAACCTCCGATCCCGCAGGTTCAGGAAGCATCGAATACGCTTTCCATCTGATGGCGGTTGAAGCCGGTATTGTCATGATGCCATGCAGACTGCATCAGGAAGGCGGCCGGAGCCATTTTATGACAAAGCGCTTTGATCGGACAGCCAACGGCGGAAAATATCACATGCAGTCTCTGGGGGCAATGACGCACATTGATTACCATCAGCCTCTGAGTTATTCCTATGAACAGGCAATCCAGCTGATGAGACGCCTTGGACTCAAGCGCGAAGATCTGGAGCAGCTTGTCCTTCGTGCAATGTTCAATGTCATTGCCTGCAATCATGACGATCATGTCAACAATAGTGCTTTTCTCATGAACCGCCGCGGCCAATGGCGATTGTCGCCGGCGTTCGATCTTTCCTATACATCTGATCCCAGGAGGGTGTGGACAATGCTTCATCGGATGAGCATTAATGGAAAATGCGAAGATTTCAAACGCGAGGACCTGATCGCTCTTGCCAGCGTCGCAGGAATCAAAAAGACAAGGGCTAACGAGATGATCTATCGTGTGACCGAAACTGTTCGGCGCTGGCCATATTTTGCAGAAAAAGCCGGTGTGACGGAAAAACGCATGGCTCACATTCAGGCTGACCAGGATACCTTGTTATGA
- the ispD gene encoding 2-C-methyl-D-erythritol 4-phosphate cytidylyltransferase has protein sequence MSSVAIIAASGVGKRMNLRNGLSKQFLEIGGYPVIYHTLAAFQRASSIDKIYIATKPDSIATLETLAEEHQFSKINAIIAGGKERQDSISNCIELIALHIEKAEIDRPDTILVHDGARPFITPDEIDQIAQLSHHYGACVPATKPKDTIKYISDQPGFFGETLDRSLLLQVQTPQGFASEKLVEAHRKAREAESYATDDAALVEKFFPDQKIKVFEMGYHNIKITTPEDIFLGEAIYAQLQQQS, from the coding sequence ATGAGTTCAGTTGCCATTATCGCAGCCAGCGGCGTAGGAAAAAGAATGAACCTCCGCAACGGACTGAGCAAGCAGTTTCTCGAAATCGGAGGATATCCGGTTATCTACCACACACTTGCTGCCTTTCAACGCGCCAGCTCTATCGACAAGATCTACATAGCGACAAAGCCTGACAGTATTGCAACACTTGAAACTCTTGCCGAAGAACACCAGTTCAGCAAGATCAATGCCATTATTGCAGGCGGAAAGGAACGTCAGGACTCGATCAGCAACTGCATAGAATTGATTGCCTTGCACATTGAAAAAGCCGAAATCGACCGGCCAGACACCATTCTGGTGCATGACGGAGCGCGCCCGTTCATCACACCCGATGAAATCGATCAAATTGCACAACTGTCACACCACTACGGTGCCTGCGTACCGGCGACAAAGCCAAAAGACACGATCAAATACATATCAGATCAACCCGGATTTTTCGGCGAAACGCTTGATCGAAGTCTTCTCCTGCAGGTGCAGACGCCTCAGGGCTTCGCTTCAGAAAAGCTCGTTGAAGCCCACAGGAAAGCTCGTGAGGCAGAGTCCTATGCGACTGACGACGCTGCGCTGGTAGAAAAGTTTTTCCCCGATCAGAAGATCAAGGTCTTTGAAATGGGCTACCACAATATCAAGATTACAACCCCTGAAGACATCTTTCTCGGCGAAGCGATCTACGCACAGCTTCAGCAGCAATCCTGA
- a CDS encoding PaaI family thioesterase, with amino-acid sequence MSSSSIFTTPVTLEEINSTQIIEGQMARHLGIEMVCIDDSSMTAKMPVDHRTIQRIGILHGGASLALAETVGSIAASYCVDRETSFIVGQEINANHIRPVRKGHVYAKATPLHLGKSSHVWDIKITNDENKLVCISRFTVAVLKKQDEQNR; translated from the coding sequence ATGTCCTCTTCCTCGATTTTCACCACACCTGTTACGTTAGAAGAGATCAATTCCACCCAGATTATAGAAGGCCAGATGGCCCGTCATCTCGGCATTGAGATGGTGTGTATTGATGACAGCTCCATGACCGCAAAAATGCCTGTCGACCATCGCACTATCCAGCGCATAGGCATCCTGCACGGCGGAGCATCGCTTGCACTTGCAGAGACCGTTGGCAGTATTGCCGCATCCTACTGCGTCGATAGGGAAACAAGCTTCATTGTCGGTCAGGAAATCAATGCCAATCACATCCGTCCAGTCAGAAAGGGTCACGTCTACGCTAAAGCGACACCGCTCCATCTTGGAAAAAGCTCTCATGTCTGGGACATCAAAATCACCAATGATGAAAACAAACTGGTTTGTATAAGCCGCTTTACGGTAGCTGTCCTGAAAAAACAGGACGAGCAGAACCGTTAA
- a CDS encoding beta-phosphoglucomutase family hydrolase has product MLKGVIFDLDGVITGTAKIHSLAWESMFNTFLKEYAEANSEPFIPFDPAQDYLKYVDGKPRMEGVRSFLESRDIELPFGDLDDIPEKSTICALGNRKNKDFTDILVKEGPEVFQTSVAFIKELKAQGIRIGIASSSRNCKLILELAELEELFETRVDGEVSIELGLKGKPNPDIFITAAENLGLHPHDCVVVEDAISGVQAGAKGNFGLVLGIAREIDGIRLKEEGADIVVRDLGEITVDDVHRWFSEGVIEDGWNFHYSEFNPEQEKLRETLTAIGNGYLGTRGAYEGSKASQHHYPGTYIAGVFNKLPSEVHGQTIYNNDFVNCPNWLPIEFKICCGEFIDPFEQKVLSYRQNLDMRSAVMEREIVIQDNLGRITRLSSLRLASMDNPHLCALKFSLTPVNYSGTIEFRTAIDGAVENKNVARYSSLSSDHLEQVDSRGDEDSIMLHVRTKTSKYDIVTNARTAVSVSGSPVAAKKSIESAPRSIAQTFKVELQTDEECTIEKIVSIHTSLDRDHDDPVQAASATIGAAGSFDTILAAHRTAWEKIWATCDIVIDGDRFSQKALRFHSYHLICTASPHNPGIDAGMPARGLNGEAYRGHIFWDEIFILPFFYQHLPEVAKALLLYRYRRLDAARNYARENGYRGAMFPWQTADDGNEDTQTIHYNPQNGTWGPDLSCNQRHVSIAVFYNTWRYINETGDTSFLEEYGAEMMFEIARFWASITRYQSDSGTYHIEGVMGPDEFHEALPGSGTDGVRDNAYTNIMTSWLLEKAVEMSQNLDPDVMDRLIKDIQIGYDEIEEWKKISSNINIILNEDDILEQFDGYMNLKELDWESYRKKYGNIHRMDRILKAEGDSPDNYKVAKQADVLMTFYALSPSDVCHILEKTGHHIDDPLQLVRNNYSYYEPRTSHGSTLSKVVHAIISSYLHDGHATAWNWFMESLKSDIQDTQGGTTQEGIHCGVMAGTLDVVSRYFAGISYKDGIVNVNPNLPDLWRNLEQSITFRQCTYKLTIDHRTIKAELIAGPDSQQSICLGGRKKTISKGQTITAEW; this is encoded by the coding sequence ATGCTTAAAGGTGTTATTTTCGATCTGGACGGAGTCATAACAGGTACGGCCAAAATTCACAGTCTGGCCTGGGAGTCCATGTTCAACACCTTCCTTAAAGAGTATGCCGAGGCAAACAGTGAACCTTTTATACCGTTTGATCCTGCACAGGATTACCTGAAATACGTCGATGGTAAACCTCGAATGGAAGGTGTAAGGAGTTTCCTGGAATCCAGAGACATCGAATTACCCTTCGGTGATCTTGACGACATTCCTGAAAAGTCCACGATCTGTGCCCTGGGTAACCGCAAAAACAAGGATTTCACCGACATCCTCGTCAAGGAAGGACCCGAAGTTTTCCAGACTTCCGTTGCTTTTATCAAAGAGCTTAAAGCTCAGGGAATACGTATCGGCATTGCATCATCGAGCCGCAACTGCAAGCTGATTCTTGAACTTGCAGAGCTCGAAGAGCTCTTCGAAACAAGAGTGGACGGCGAAGTCTCTATCGAACTGGGCCTGAAAGGCAAGCCAAATCCTGATATTTTCATCACAGCTGCCGAAAATCTCGGTCTGCATCCGCACGACTGCGTTGTTGTTGAGGATGCGATCTCAGGCGTTCAGGCCGGCGCCAAAGGCAATTTCGGTCTCGTGCTGGGAATTGCCCGTGAAATAGACGGGATCCGCCTGAAAGAGGAAGGGGCAGATATCGTCGTGCGCGACCTTGGCGAGATCACGGTTGACGACGTTCATCGCTGGTTTTCAGAAGGCGTTATAGAAGACGGCTGGAACTTCCATTACAGCGAATTCAACCCTGAACAGGAAAAACTCCGCGAAACCCTTACCGCCATCGGCAACGGCTACCTCGGCACACGAGGCGCTTACGAAGGCAGCAAGGCCTCTCAGCATCATTATCCTGGCACCTACATCGCAGGCGTTTTCAACAAACTCCCGTCGGAAGTCCATGGCCAGACCATTTACAATAATGATTTCGTCAACTGCCCCAACTGGCTGCCGATTGAGTTCAAGATCTGCTGCGGAGAGTTTATAGATCCCTTCGAACAGAAGGTCCTCAGCTACAGGCAGAATCTCGACATGCGCTCTGCGGTCATGGAACGCGAAATCGTGATCCAGGACAATCTCGGCAGGATAACGCGTCTATCGAGCCTTCGCCTTGCAAGCATGGATAACCCCCATCTCTGCGCGCTGAAGTTTTCCCTGACACCGGTCAACTACTCCGGAACCATTGAGTTCCGAACGGCAATTGACGGTGCGGTTGAAAACAAAAATGTCGCCCGTTACAGCTCACTCTCATCCGATCATCTTGAACAAGTCGACAGCCGGGGCGATGAAGACAGCATCATGCTGCATGTGCGCACCAAGACATCGAAGTACGACATCGTCACCAACGCCCGGACAGCTGTCAGCGTGTCGGGTTCGCCTGTCGCCGCGAAAAAAAGCATTGAATCCGCGCCCCGCTCTATCGCCCAGACGTTCAAGGTTGAGCTTCAAACGGATGAAGAGTGCACCATTGAAAAAATCGTCTCCATTCACACCTCGCTTGACCGCGACCATGACGACCCTGTACAAGCTGCCTCGGCAACGATAGGCGCAGCAGGCTCATTCGATACGATTCTTGCCGCGCACCGTACCGCATGGGAAAAAATCTGGGCAACATGCGACATTGTCATCGATGGAGATCGATTCAGCCAGAAAGCCCTGCGCTTTCACTCCTATCACCTCATTTGCACCGCATCTCCTCACAACCCGGGGATTGATGCAGGAATGCCTGCGCGCGGGCTCAACGGAGAAGCCTATCGCGGACATATCTTCTGGGATGAGATCTTCATTCTGCCGTTCTTCTATCAGCACCTGCCGGAAGTAGCCAAAGCCCTGCTGCTCTACCGTTACCGCAGGCTCGATGCGGCTAGAAACTATGCAAGGGAAAACGGTTATCGCGGCGCAATGTTCCCGTGGCAGACAGCCGACGACGGTAACGAGGATACCCAGACCATCCACTACAATCCGCAAAACGGAACATGGGGACCGGACCTCAGCTGCAACCAGCGTCACGTCTCAATCGCAGTGTTCTATAACACATGGCGCTATATCAACGAAACCGGTGACACCTCCTTCCTTGAAGAGTACGGAGCCGAAATGATGTTTGAAATCGCTCGATTCTGGGCAAGCATCACCCGCTACCAGAGCGACAGCGGCACCTACCACATTGAAGGGGTCATGGGACCTGATGAATTCCACGAAGCGCTTCCCGGAAGCGGCACTGACGGCGTGAGAGATAACGCCTATACCAATATCATGACATCATGGCTGCTCGAAAAAGCGGTAGAAATGAGCCAGAACCTCGATCCTGATGTCATGGACAGACTGATCAAGGATATCCAGATCGGTTATGACGAAATCGAGGAGTGGAAAAAGATCAGCAGCAACATCAATATCATCCTGAACGAGGACGATATTCTTGAACAGTTCGACGGCTACATGAATCTCAAAGAACTCGACTGGGAGAGCTACCGAAAGAAATACGGCAATATCCACCGCATGGACAGGATCCTCAAAGCGGAGGGCGACTCGCCGGACAATTACAAGGTTGCCAAACAGGCTGACGTTCTCATGACATTCTATGCGCTTTCGCCGTCAGATGTCTGCCATATTCTTGAAAAAACAGGCCATCATATCGACGATCCGCTCCAGCTGGTCCGCAACAACTACAGCTATTATGAACCCAGAACAAGCCACGGTTCAACACTGAGCAAGGTTGTCCACGCCATTATTTCAAGCTACCTGCACGATGGCCATGCAACAGCGTGGAACTGGTTCATGGAATCGCTGAAAAGCGATATCCAGGATACCCAGGGAGGAACGACACAGGAAGGCATCCACTGCGGTGTTATGGCAGGAACACTTGATGTCGTCAGCCGCTACTTTGCAGGCATTTCCTACAAAGACGGCATCGTCAACGTCAATCCGAACCTGCCCGACCTGTGGCGCAATCTTGAGCAGAGCATTACCTTCCGTCAATGCACCTACAAGCTCACCATAGATCATCGCACCATAAAGGCTGAACTCATTGCCGGACCGGACAGCCAGCAATCCATCTGCCTCGGAGGCAGGAAAAAAACCATTTCGAAAGGTCAAACGATCACAGCTGAATGGTAA
- the queA gene encoding tRNA preQ1(34) S-adenosylmethionine ribosyltransferase-isomerase QueA, translating into MRLSNFRYSLPKTKIADRPVSPRDSSKLMVLNRRKKEIEHKTFGDIVSFFKKGDLLILNNSRVFPAKIFGQKEKTDAKIEVFLLRELNKEAGLWDVLVDPARKVRVGNKIYFQDDVVAEVVDNTTSRGRTIRFLNPEIDVFDLVEKIGTVPLPPYFSRKPDAGDREDYQTVYASQTGAVVAPMAGLHFTMPLLEAIKKKGVKILPITLHPSLSSFNAIEVEDVSKHKMDSEYFNIPYQTAMEVNETKLNKSGRIIAVGTTTCRVLEANATVEGKIKFGQGWTDKFIYPPYQFKVTDALVANFQQPETTLLMMVSAFAEHRFLMDSYKTAMKENYRFLAYGDAMFIH; encoded by the coding sequence ATGCGGCTTTCAAATTTTCGTTACAGTTTACCGAAAACAAAGATAGCAGACCGCCCGGTATCACCTCGAGACTCCAGCAAACTGATGGTCCTCAACCGTCGTAAAAAAGAGATCGAGCACAAGACATTTGGCGACATCGTCTCTTTTTTCAAAAAAGGCGACCTGCTTATTCTCAATAACAGCAGAGTATTTCCTGCAAAAATTTTCGGTCAGAAAGAAAAAACCGATGCCAAAATAGAAGTGTTTCTCTTGCGCGAGCTCAACAAAGAAGCCGGTTTATGGGATGTCCTTGTTGATCCTGCAAGAAAAGTCCGCGTAGGAAACAAGATTTATTTTCAGGACGATGTTGTCGCCGAAGTGGTTGACAATACCACTTCGAGAGGCAGAACAATACGCTTCCTGAATCCGGAAATAGACGTCTTTGATCTGGTTGAAAAGATAGGAACCGTACCGCTGCCCCCCTACTTCTCCCGCAAGCCTGACGCCGGGGACAGAGAGGATTACCAGACGGTCTACGCTTCGCAAACAGGAGCCGTTGTCGCTCCGATGGCAGGTCTTCACTTTACCATGCCGCTTCTTGAGGCGATCAAGAAAAAAGGGGTTAAAATCCTGCCGATCACCCTGCACCCGAGCCTGAGCTCGTTCAATGCCATCGAAGTCGAAGATGTGTCAAAACACAAAATGGACTCGGAATACTTCAATATTCCCTATCAGACGGCAATGGAGGTCAACGAAACAAAGCTCAACAAATCCGGCCGCATCATCGCTGTAGGAACCACGACCTGTCGTGTCCTGGAAGCAAATGCGACCGTTGAAGGAAAAATTAAATTCGGGCAGGGCTGGACAGATAAATTCATCTATCCTCCTTACCAGTTCAAAGTCACCGATGCCCTGGTGGCAAACTTCCAGCAGCCGGAAACGACCCTGCTCATGATGGTCAGTGCCTTCGCGGAACACCGCTTTCTGATGGATTCCTATAAAACCGCCATGAAGGAAAACTATCGCTTTCTGGCCTATGGCGATGCCATGTTTATTCATTAA
- the tmk gene encoding dTMP kinase → MFITFEGIDGAGKSTQVKMLRKLLISKGLEVLTLREPGGTDISESIRDILLEVKNDITPIGELLLFAASRAELVQKVIKPALSDHATVLLDRFYDSTSAYQGYGRGLDLALLHQINRIASCSLEPDITFYLDLSPEDAMIRKFSEKSLPLAFEDEELDRMERSGLEFYTRVRNGYQTIAASQPRRVVTIDATLEPDAIHRKITETIMSRRGSLLQKKEGGVEA, encoded by the coding sequence ATGTTTATCACCTTTGAAGGCATCGACGGAGCAGGTAAATCCACGCAGGTCAAGATGCTTCGAAAGCTCCTGATATCGAAAGGTCTGGAGGTTCTGACGCTGCGTGAACCCGGCGGGACGGACATATCGGAAAGCATTCGCGACATCCTGCTCGAAGTAAAAAACGATATCACCCCCATCGGTGAACTGCTGCTCTTTGCTGCCAGTCGAGCCGAGCTGGTCCAGAAAGTGATCAAACCGGCCCTGTCGGATCATGCAACCGTTCTTCTCGACCGCTTCTATGACTCAACGTCAGCCTACCAGGGATACGGGCGGGGGCTTGATCTTGCTCTGCTCCATCAGATCAATCGCATAGCCTCATGCAGTCTTGAGCCGGATATAACCTTCTATCTGGATTTATCGCCGGAAGATGCTATGATCCGTAAATTCTCGGAAAAATCCCTGCCGCTTGCTTTTGAAGATGAAGAACTTGACAGAATGGAACGTTCGGGGCTTGAATTCTATACAAGGGTACGAAACGGGTATCAGACAATTGCCGCATCGCAGCCCCGACGCGTTGTTACCATCGATGCCACCCTGGAGCCTGATGCCATCCACAGGAAAATCACTGAAACGATCATGTCGCGCAGAGGAAGCCTGCTTCAGAAAAAAGAAGGAGGTGTCGAAGCCTGA
- a CDS encoding helix-turn-helix transcriptional regulator, whose amino-acid sequence MSHEKDFSLATCDQIEAALCRQLERIRLSRNMTQKQLALEAGVSLRTLGRLEKGLGVSFETFIRVIKALGMQQRLEALLPDAEVRPFERIGSSGAERKRARPSKHVLPQGSGAWSWGDGEGDGDV is encoded by the coding sequence ATGTCGCATGAAAAAGATTTTTCGCTCGCAACATGCGATCAGATTGAGGCTGCGCTGTGCAGGCAGCTTGAACGGATCAGGCTTTCGCGAAATATGACGCAGAAGCAGCTTGCTCTTGAGGCTGGTGTTTCATTGAGGACTCTTGGCCGCCTTGAGAAAGGGCTTGGTGTTTCTTTTGAAACGTTTATTCGTGTTATCAAGGCGCTTGGCATGCAGCAGCGTCTGGAAGCACTGTTGCCTGATGCTGAGGTAAGGCCATTCGAGCGGATAGGCAGTAGTGGCGCAGAGCGCAAGCGAGCCCGTCCGTCGAAGCACGTTCTTCCTCAAGGGTCCGGCGCCTGGTCATGGGGAGACGGGGAGGGCGATGGCGATGTATGA